The Ruminococcaceae bacterium BL-4 region CCAAAATATTGGTTGGGACGATTTTTCGAAATATTTTTTCTCCATTGATTATTCAGATCAGTCTAACAATTTCCAGTGCAATTCTTTTGGAATCCGGACTGAGCTTCCTGGGGTTGGGCGTACAGCCGCCGGAACCTTCCTGGGGGCAAATGATCGGAGACGCAAAAGCATATTTGAGCGTTAATATGATGTATATGCTCTGGCCGGCACTTTTTCTTTGTCTTACAATTCTTGCGGTGAATCTGATGGGCGATGCCCTCCGTGATATTTTTGATCCGAAACTGCAAGACAGTTTTTGATCATAAAATAAAAAAGCAAAAAATACGGCAATTATGAAAAAGGAGGAATCAAAAAATGAAGAGTAAGTTATGGGTGAAATTGGCAGCAGGCGTGCTGTCAGCGGCGATGGTAATCTCTATGGGCGGCTGCGGAAGCAGTACTAGTTCCGGGACTGCTTCCGGAGCGAGCAATTCTGCAGCAGCGACAAACAAAGCAGATTCTCTTACAATTGGGTTGAGCGCAGATCCTTCCACATTGGAACCAATGGTTCAGTCCGGGCAGGCAGTGCGGTTAATTAAAATGTGTATGTACCGTGGCCTCCTGGCTTATGAGTCAGACGGAAGTATTGGAAATGAAATCGCGGAGTCTTATGAAGTAGCAGATGATAATGTTACTTATACGTTCCATATCCGCCAGAATGCAAAATTCCAGGACGGCAGTGATATCACGGCAGAGGATGTTAAGTTCTCTTTTGAGCGTCAGCTTGATGCGTCGGTATCTGCTACTTTCCGGAGCGATTTTGCCAATATGTTGGATCATATTGATGTAGTGGATGCAAAAACAGTTAAATTTGTACTCAAACAGCCTTGTGCTCCATTTATTGACTATTTGACACTTCCTGAAGCAGTAATTGTGTCAAAAGCATGGTGCAATTCTCACAACAATGATTTGAATGCCAATCCTATGGGCAGTGGTCCTTATACACTGGGATCATGGGATAAAGGCCGTCAGATCACATTGAAAGCATTTGATGGTTTCTACAAAGCAGGAAAACCAGAAACAAAAGAACTGGATTTTGTTGTTACGACTGACAATACCACCCGAGTAAACTCCTTAAAGAGTGGAGAAGCAGACCTGATCGACTATGTAGGTGCAAATGATGCAACTGCATTGGAAAAGGACAGCAACTATACAGTAGACGTTTCCGAAGGACCGTTTATGTGCTTGCAGATCAACTGCACAAAGGGCCCTCTTGCAAATCCGAAGGTTCGCCAGGCAATCGCCTATGCAGTTAACCGCCAGGGCGTTATCGATACCGCATTTATGGGCCGCGGCACTGCAATGTATGGTTTCCCGACAATTAAAGGACAAAACGGATACGACGGGAAATATGATGACTATTTCCAGTACAATCCTGATAAAGCAAAAGAGCTTTTGAAAGAGGCTGGATATCCAAACGGATTTGATGTGAAGATTCTTTCAACTTCTACCTATGATTTTCATAAGCAGACGGCACTGGTTGTTCAGGATAGCCTCAAAGCAATTGGAATCAATGCAG contains the following coding sequences:
- a CDS encoding protein of unknown function (Evidence 5 : Unknown function), translating into MEGSALNPIVRESALFVAAAELLAPEAVPELVLLPQPPIEITIAADSTPAANFTHNLLFIF
- a CDS encoding ABC transporter, substrate-binding protein, family 5 → MKSKLWVKLAAGVLSAAMVISMGGCGSSTSSGTASGASNSAAATNKADSLTIGLSADPSTLEPMVQSGQAVRLIKMCMYRGLLAYESDGSIGNEIAESYEVADDNVTYTFHIRQNAKFQDGSDITAEDVKFSFERQLDASVSATFRSDFANMLDHIDVVDAKTVKFVLKQPCAPFIDYLTLPEAVIVSKAWCNSHNNDLNANPMGSGPYTLGSWDKGRQITLKAFDGFYKAGKPETKELDFVVTTDNTTRVNSLKSGEADLIDYVGANDATALEKDSNYTVDVSEGPFMCLQINCTKGPLANPKVRQAIAYAVNRQGVIDTAFMGRGTAMYGFPTIKGQNGYDGKYDDYFQYNPDKAKELLKEAGYPNGFDVKILSTSTYDFHKQTALVVQDSLKAIGINAEVELPDWSTRIQRSNTGDYDILVSGTAGNIVDMDWCTNYFQSGDTRMNSAPGFSDATVDSLLKQGRETLDATKRATIYDQLRERILELSPFVFINYREQIFATSADVKGFVNLPGILTYNSGITLEDTYKAA